CTACTTTCTCCTAAACGGTTTCTTGCCTAGTGAATGAGAGCCTTCCAATTGAAGCAAAATGATCCTTATGTACTAATATCAAGCACAGCCACAAAGCGACCGGCTATTTATGCTGCCACTTTAGACAAAGATATTTAGTTATTCCCGGGTAGCAAGTGcacttttgcatttttaagcACGAACTAGCCGAGCACAAACATATTTACAAGTGCAATTACTAAATAGTTACTTGACACTTCAAAGTCCCAGGGTTAACTGTACCTTCGCTGTAATTTCCTTAATATTCAGGTAATCGCTGTATTAAATTGTGGTTGCCAGGGCCGTAGGCCGGGGTGTGAAACACTCAGGGGAGGTTTCTCTCCTCTGCCCCGATCACCCCGAAATATAAGATTTGGAGACACTAGGCGTTGGAAGATTTCTTCAAAGACCCAGATGACATTAGCTACTGGCTGCCTGTACGTGTGCGTGTGGCTGTTAATGGATCGCTTTTGTTTTCACACCGGATCCGAGAACAGATCCGAAAGTGCCAGAAATTGCAGTTTATTGGAAACTACAGGGAATTTATTGGCAAGGTCGTGTAGCAGATGACCGGAGAGGTCTTCTCCATCCAGCTCCCGTGCTATATAAATAACCTTAGAAAGCAGCTTCAGCTTCAGAGGGACCACGAGAGACTGTGAGAGTCTTTGCCTTTGAGAATAACAAGCGACATTTTGCGCTAACCTATTTTTCATCGGCCTCTCGTCCCAGGCAATTAAATTACTGCTTGATTTTGCAAACTTGTGGCTTCCACCCCTCTctgagatattaaaaaaaaaaaaaatccctatcTGAAAGGAATTTGTGGGTTTAGGGAGACAAACGATCCTCGCACTGAGTGTCTTAGGAGACAGAGAGAGTGTTCCCGACATGCGAAACCCCAAGCGCTTGTTCAGCCCCAGCCGGCCGGGGCATCTGACAAGCCAGTGCGGGGAATGCGGGGCGCGGGGAGCTGTGGCCCGGAGAGAAAGATCTGCCCTCCGAAGAGTTGTCCTCCCGGCGGCGGGGCTCCTTCCGGACCAAACTTagtgggggaagagggagatTCTGTCCTTTGGCTTACTGGCATTCCACCCCGTTTCCCCAGCTCTCACAAAGGCTGGGCTGACAGCCTTGCCACCCGGGAGCTGTTTTTAAATCCTTTCACCCAGTCAAATGGTGGTCTTTTTTGCTTTGCCTTCCATTTCCCGTCCACGATATTGTAACCCccgaggaaaaaaaaaaaaaaaaaaaaagagttgtgCTCACGgggtctttctttttttcctctctctcccgTCCTTtcttgtctctctctctctttttttttttttcctaaagacataaaaaaaattctgacaaGTAAGACTTAAAGGTGTTTACCTTGTCATCAGCATGTAAGCTAATTATCTTGGGCAAGATGTAGGCTTCTATTGTCTTGTTGCTTTAGTGCCTATGCCCCGCCTCTGGTGGCAGCCTAAAACCTGGCGTCTGGCTAAAACAAACGAAAGGCAGCCCTGAGCCTCCACTCAATCCAATTAAGGCGGACTTCGTCCACTCGGTTACGTGTACATCCAACAAGATCGGCGTTAAGGCAACACCAGAAtatctggcaaaaaaaaaaaaaaaaaaaaaaaaaagatttgcctccccttccttttttttttttttttccccagccgCCGAATCATGTCGATGAGCCCAAAGCATACGACTCCTTTCTCAGTGTCTGACATCTTGAGTCCTTTGGAGGAAAGCTACAAGAAAGTGGGCATGGAGGCCAGTAACTTGGGGGCTCCCCTGTCAGCCTACAGACAGTCTCAGGTTTCTCAGCCGGCCATGCAGCAGCACCCCATGGGCCACAACGGAACAGTGACTGCCGCCTACCATATGACAGCGGCAGGGGTCCCCCAGCTCTCCCATGCTACGATGGGGGGCTATTGCAATGGGAACCTGGGCAACATGAGCGAGCTGCCGCCGTACCAGGACACCATGAGGAACAGCGCTTCGGCGACAGGATGGTACGGCACCAACCCGGATCCCCGCTTTTCCTCAAGTAAGTCAGCTCGGGGCTGGGTGGCCGAAGGGGGCTTGCCGCGCAACTGCCCCGACACACCGCGGTCAGAAGGCACGGGGGGTCCGCGACAGGGCAAAAGTCGGTCTCAAACCCAGAcgcaccccccaaaccccaaattcctcctcctgcccGAGGATCGTACCCGGTCTTTCCACCCCGGCTGGTTGCATGTCAGCCTCCCGCGGCTGCTTTTATGGGGCAAGTGGGTTGGAAGCCCGGCTGTGGCGGGGAGCGAGAGCCTGGCTTTCGCCGTCCAGCGGGGCGGGAGCCTCGCGGCCCGGGGGCCCAAAGGGACCCGGCGGTGCCCGTCCGCCTGCGCGCCGCCCGGCACCGGGCGGGCGAGGGGGGAAGCCGGAGGCGCCGGGGCCGCGTCCCGGGAAGCGGCAGGGGAGCGGCAGAGTCCTCTTCGGCCGGCGCCGGCGGAGCCGCTGtccgcggccgctgccgccgcggcTGTCACATTAGGTACTTTCCTGGCTGTGCCCCCGGGCAGGACGAGGGGTGAGTGGTCGCCCTTATTCaccggggctgggccgggcgaGAAGGGGGCCACGGCTCGCCCCAGGGACGTGAGTCGTTGTTTAGAAGCGCGGGTGTCCCGAGGCCGcggccggggctgggctgccggGGGGCTGCGGAACTCCGCTGGGggcaggcggcggcgggggctgcCGGAGCGCGGGGCCCCActcgggccgggccgggccaaGCCGAGCCGCCTAAAACGTGCCGCCTTCTCCCTTGCAGTCTCCCGCTTCATGGCGCCGTCCTCGGGCATGAACATGGGAGGCATGGGCAGCCTCGGCTCCCTGGGAGACGTGAGCAAGAGCATGGCCCCGCTCCAGAGCACGCCGCGGAGGAAACGGAGGGTCCTTTTTTCGCAGGCCCAGGTTTACGAGCTGGAGAGACGTTTCAAGCAACAGAAATACCTCTCCGCCCCGGAGAGGGAACATTTAGCCAGCATGATACATCTCACCCCGACTCAGGTCAAAATCTGGTTCCAGAATCACCGCTACAAGATGAAACGCCAGGCCAAAGACAAGGCTGCGCAGCAGCAGATGCAACAGGAGAAcggctcctgccagcagcagcagtctcCCAGAagggtggcagtgccagtgctTGTGAAGGATGGCAAGCCCTGCCAAGCAGGCTCCAACACACCCACAGCAGCTATCCAGAGCCATCAGCAGCAGGCAGCTACAACGATCACAGTGGCTACCAATGGCAACAGCCTCGGACAGCATCAGAGCCACCAGACAAACAGTGCGGGGCAGTCTCCAGACATGGGACAGCACTCGGCCAGCCCTTCCTCTCTGCAGAGCCAAGTCTCCAGTTTGTCTCACCTAAACTCTTCTACTTCTGACTATGGCACTGCCATGTCTTGCTCCACCTTGCTATACGGTAGGACCTGGTAAAAGgattaaacaaagaaaaaggggaaaaaaaggcaaaaagaaaaaagaaaaaaaaaaatcaacaaatttTCCCAGTTACACAAATCTCTGTCCTCTCCAAACTactgtgtgctttttttttttttcttttttttttttttttttttttttctttttaatgctcttctccctttcccccgTTTTACTGAGCGGTCCCTGCGGACCTCTAAGAGAGAGActttttttgttccattttattGTTACTGTTGATGGTTTGGGGTCTTTATGTTTTTTGTCCCCCAAAGCTGTCCTGTGGGGTGTATAAAAATATTCAGACTAATAACCATGGAGCAGTCTGCAGAAAGGGGACCATCTTTAGGCATGGTCTGAAGACTTGGATATCAGATGTACACTTTGCCAGCGTCTAGGACTTGCATGTAAATACAGAGATTTTGGGGGATGGGGTGGTTTTCCCCACCAAAAAACGCATTCGCGTCACCCAGACACAATAAGCAGCTTCCCCCTTCCCGGTCTCTCCCAGCCCGCCGCCAGGGCCAGCGGATGGAGACGTGGAGTCATCAAAGGcttggcttttatt
This window of the Anomalospiza imberbis isolate Cuckoo-Finch-1a 21T00152 chromosome 6, ASM3175350v1, whole genome shotgun sequence genome carries:
- the NKX2-1 gene encoding homeobox protein Nkx-2.1 yields the protein MLHALGSWRSNCACSAEGRRIMSMSPKHTTPFSVSDILSPLEESYKKVGMEASNLGAPLSAYRQSQVSQPAMQQHPMGHNGTVTAAYHMTAAGVPQLSHATMGGYCNGNLGNMSELPPYQDTMRNSASATGWYGTNPDPRFSSISRFMAPSSGMNMGGMGSLGSLGDVSKSMAPLQSTPRRKRRVLFSQAQVYELERRFKQQKYLSAPEREHLASMIHLTPTQVKIWFQNHRYKMKRQAKDKAAQQQMQQENGSCQQQQSPRRVAVPVLVKDGKPCQAGSNTPTAAIQSHQQQAATTITVATNGNSLGQHQSHQTNSAGQSPDMGQHSASPSSLQSQVSSLSHLNSSTSDYGTAMSCSTLLYGRTW